Within Melospiza georgiana isolate bMelGeo1 chromosome 33, bMelGeo1.pri, whole genome shotgun sequence, the genomic segment TTTATCTTCACCACgtataattaaaataacatcCTTCTTGTTCACCCCTTTTAGTTGTTGGAGACAAAATCTTTACAGATTCCACATTCAAAACATCCTCACAGATTGCACAGGAAAGCACATTGGAATTGCTGCTGCATCTGCCCAAATAAATCCAGATAAAAACTGGATTTATCTTCACCacatataattaaaataacatcCTTCTTGTTCACCCCTTtcatggtggaaggtgtccctgcccatggcaggggtgggacaaGATGAGCTctaaagtctcttccaacccaaaccacgcTGTGGGCTCCATGAAACTTGAAACAGCTTCTAAACTtggctccagcacaggcagaagAGCAAGACGAGGCTGTGACTGGAAGCTTGAAGTCCCACtttatttagaataaaaaaCTCAGAGATTATTTAAGAGGAACACTCCAGTCCAGCTGCCTGAGCTCATCAGGGTCAGGCAAGCTCGGGGCAGGGCTCAGCAAAAGCTGAATAAGCTGGTTAGGACTTGGATATACAGCTCATACTGTAATTTCTTCAGGCACTAAAATATTTTGGTCCCAAATTTTAAAGCAGTTGTTTCACACAGGAGTTTTTccatcagctctgctctctgcaaaAATCCTCGTGCCTCCCTCACGACTCAGAATATTCTACGATTTTGAcgaaaaataaaactttttcaCCTCCCTACAGGTGGCTTTGGTAAAATCTGACCTCACAGCCATGCACTGCTTTTTGTTaggatggaaaaatattttttaaattatttctgactATTTTTATGGCAATTTGCTGAACCACCCCCGcgcccacccacccacccacccaccttGTCCGCCGTGCTGGGCGCCGGCTTCAGCTTCCCTTTGGCCATCAGCATCGCGTTGATCTTCGCCGCCACGGCCGCGGCTGCATCCAGCGCTCCCGAGGGCGCCGCCGAGCTCTCGGACCCGGCCACGGCGGCGCCGCCATCGCCGCCCCCACCGGGGAACGGCCGCCCGGGCAGCGGCGCCGTACCGGGGAGGAGGAAATTaggagccgggccgggctgaTCCCACTTGCTGCGGCGCCTGGAAAAGACAGAGGGAGCGTGAGGCGCTGCTCCGAGCGGCACCGGGGCCGCCCGAGCCGCCACGGCCGCGCCTCACCCGCCCGCGGCCCCCGCGTCCCGCTGCGCTCCGCCGCCCGCCGACATGGCCGCCACGGCTGCCCGGCGTCACTTCCggctccgcgcccgccgcgcGTCGCCGCTTCCGCTCGTTGCCATGGAGACGGCGCGGCCACTTCCGGTCGCTGCCGTGGGGACGGACATGGCGCCGCGGGCTGGGGGTCGTGAGGGGGGAAGGAGCACAAAGATCAGCCAGATCAGCCCCGCTGTTGTTTCCATGTGTATTATACCGAAGATTGTGTCATTTCCCCAACATTAAGCCTAAATAttgtgaaatacaaagctgtgtttcgtgtcaggtacaTACAGGCAACGTGCGTATTTGTGATTGTGATATGTGTGGAGACCGACCATGGGACAGTTATAAAGACGAATTCTTATAAATAATTGAGGAAAGTAAAACATGGAAGAAGGGctttgaacctatcttttgCTCACAATTAACCTTTATGCATTTTACTAAGTATTAACCTTTACTAAAGGTAATGTTACTAAGGGTTAGATTACTAAACCGTACTAAAGGTAAGGTTACTAAAGGTTAACCTTTACATTTAACTAAATGCTCCTaagttgatttaggagcatttgaaTTAAAGTGTTAAGGATGTTGCTTTTTGACAGGAACTTTCTGCTTGTAGTTAATCCTTACAGAGTTCAGCAATAAGAgccttttgaagtataattttagaatattgcttgtAGCAAGAATCTTTATAGctttagaatatataaaaatgaaacatgCTTGTCTCAAGCCttaacaaaacagtgaaaagcagcttgagaaaggaagatgaacatcaactcaaggattaaattaaaaactaaatcacaatagtgtatagaattgtgatgtaaaaattgggaatagaaactgctgagaaagctgatgagTACTCCTAGAAATACCTGTAACCCTCAACTATTGGTGTGCAGATGGAgagaaaacttcccccactgtacccaaCGCTGTGTTGCTCATACTTTatcaaattaattaataaattgattgctgcttgaatattggcctagtcaagcttctcaTTTATAACAATATGTAACTTTGTTTTGGCCCAGCTGGAGTTTGGACACGCTGTGTGCCATTTTATCCCAAGGCAATACAGAATTTCAAATGTCTAAAAGGAGCCCAAAGATCACCTCCTTTATTATTGCCACGTGTATTATCCCAAGGATTATGCTGTTTTCCCAAAATTAAGTGTGAATATGTGAGTTTGTTTTGGCCCAGATGGAGTTTGGATGCCATTTTAGCCCAGGGCAATACAGAAATTACAGTGTGTAAAGTAAAGGCATTCTTATCACTGCTTGTTAACAACAAACCATCCACACATTGCACAAAAACTTGATTCAAATTCACAGCCGTTAAATAAACACTGTGTCCTAAAGGGgtccttttttattattaattattccTACGTGTATTATCCCCAGGATGATGCCGTTTCCCCAATATGAAGCCTAAATATGTTACTGGAGTTTGGACACACTGTGTGCCATTTTATCccaaggcaaaaataaaacccataCCTTTATAACATAGTTACTTTAACATCACACATACAGAATCCATTtgaatatttgcgaaaagccaatattataacgtgtgagggaatggctggagctgcgTCAGCGAGGTTTAAATTGGATTatcaggaaaggttcttcccccagagggtgatGACGCTGACCCAAAGCTGCCAGACCTCCAGAAACGTTCCGACAACCCTCTCAGGGTGGGGCTTTTGGGGTGTCAGTACAGGAACAgggatgaaaaattaaaaataaaatctttgtaATTCCCGCACAGCCCAGAAGATTCCACAACCCCCCGACCCCTCACAGCCGGGGCAGAGCTGCGCATGCGCGGTGCGCGCGGGGCGCCGGCTGAGGGAAAGCCCCGCCCCCCGCTGGCAAGCCCCGCCCCCTACGTTTGCGCACGGCCCCGCGGCGGAGCCTGCTGAGGGCGAGGGCGGGAAAGGCGCCCTGAGGGCGGGGGCGGGCGCTTCTCTCATCTCCTTTCCCTcatctcctttctttctcctcacATTCTTCTCCAGCTTTTCCTCGATTATCTCTCTCACCTCACCTCTGAATTTTGTTGCCCGCCGCCCCGCGCTGCTCTGCAGCGTTGTGTCTTCGCgcttgcctcagtttccctcgAAGCAGGTGGTGGTTTCTGGGCTGAGGCTTGAGGGGAGCGGCTCTTTCCTCACAGCCGCCCTGTGCTGCCATCGGGGGGTTTATGGAGGATTACTGAGCGGAGCTCGGTGCCCTTTGTGATCCAGACCTTATTTCTAACTTGGGGAAGGTGTTTTCCTCAGGCGTGGGCGAATTTGTTATTCCTGAGTTGGGGGGAATGTTTGTGTGGAGTCAGGCTTAGAGTGGTGAGGGTTCAGATTCTCCCACACTCATTTCAATTATAGATGAAAACAACTCAAGTCTGGGGGTGTTCAAAATGTGGGGAGCATTTTCCTAAAGTCCTTCGAAAATCCTGTAGGTTGGGCACCAGTTGGTACTGAAGAGAACTGCTTTTAGATGTTCATATTTCATAGAAATACAGATATAAACGTTCTAATTATTGCATCCTGTAGCCTCAGGGAAGCCGTGAAAATCAAGAATCTGATACTGGGGATGATCAGAGGAGCCATCCTGCTCTGTTTTGTGAAAAACACAGGTTTATTTGAGCTGGTGAATTGTGCAGGAGGTGTTTGTAAATCCAGGGAAtgccctggagaagctgcagcccctTTTTCTTTATCCGGGTCCTAATGTAGATGTTTCATTGACAGGCACAGGAATCTCTGCAGAATGGCAACTGCTCAGAAGCAAAGGAATTCTGTGGtatggttttgtttgtgtattTCAGCACAATAATGGGAAAACAGGGTAATTTAGTCTTTTAATAATGAATAAAGAATAGATAGGAAGAAgtgtagaaaaataatttgaattttgttGTGTGCTTGGTAGAAACCAGCTGTGTCCCACAACTACTGTAACACCAAGTGTCAGGAATGTGCTTAACTTTATAAATCCCCCAAATTCATTGGTTTCTTGCTGGGATTTTCAGAGTGCAGTTGTATTTCCCAAGAAAATTGCCACGGAGCAGCAATCCCTGATGCTGGTGAAGAGGCTCCTGGCAGTGGCAGTGTCCTGCATCACTTACCTGAGGGGAATCTTCCCTGAAAGTGCCTATGGAACCAGATACATGGATGGTGAGGGGCTGTTTCCATCAGAATTTACAAAAATTCTTGTCATGGAGTTGTTTTTAAGGCCACATGGTCTTTTTAATGAGTGGATGCCATTTTGATGCATGCGATGGAAATTTCACGTattaataaattacattttgttattgctgctgctgctaactCGGCATTAAAACTAAGCTCAGTAATCTTAATTTTAGTCTCTCCTTGATATGTGCTTTTAGACATTGAGCTTTTCATTGCACTTTGTCCTGAGTTaatgtgtgtgtggtttttttggtttgttttttttttgagatgtttGTGTGAAAATTCTGCGGGAAGACAAAAACTCTCCTGGCTCTAGCCAGCTGGTGAAATGGTAAGTTGATTACACACAGGTAAGATTTCCTCAGCATCTAAATGCTCAAAGGTTCATTCCTGGCTGTTtgcaggaaaaggcaaaaagttCTCTCCCACATTTGTGTCACAATGGTATTTTCAGCTCAGGGCTTAGGACAGCATCAATCTCTGTTTGCAGAGTGACTATACTTTATTAAATACTTTATGTTTACTAAATAAACACTAAATATCTAACACTATGTATTTGTAGACTTCATTCCTCTGAGCATgagctaaataaataaaacactaaATATCTAACACCAAAAAAACTAAATAAACACTAAATATCTAACACCAAAAAAACTAAATAAACACTAAATATCTCACACTATGCATTTGTAGACTTCATTCCTCTGAGCATGAGCACTTCAAGGtgcacagaaatgcaaaagTCCAAAAGCAGCTCCTCTCTAATTGATCAGGAGACTCAAAGCCACCATTTTGCATCTGAAATTTAAATATCTCACagattttatattaattaattaatttaataaacaCTAAATATCTAACGCTATGCATTTGTAGACTTCATTCCTCTGAGCATGAGCTAAATAGGTAAAACACTAAATATTTAACACTAAATAAACTAAATAAACACTAAATATCtaacaccaaaaaaacctaaataaacACTAAATATCTCACACTATGCATTTGTAGACTTCATTCCTCTGAGCATGAGCACTCAAGGATgcacaaaaatgcaaaaatctaAAAGCAGCTCCTCTCTAGTTGCTCAGGAGACTCAAAGCCACCATTTTGCATCTGAAATTTGAAGATCtcacaggttttattttaattaatttatttatttaataaacaaacccagtttttgtttgttgactctaagaaaaaaaaaattatagggTAAATTTTGATTCCCTAATTGTGTCTTGCATAAAAAGTAAATAGCAACATCTAAATAAAGGTAATAACTTCTTTATGCTTCAGCAATGTTGCTGATCAGCTGAATTACTGATTTATAAATCAGTAATtataaatgataataaaatcatggaatggtttgggttggaagggaccttgaaacTCAACTTTCTCCAGACCAAGCTGCTCCCCTGATTAATGAATACAATGTGTTGGAAGCATTGCAATATGTTTTTACTGATaaattgattattttttaaattgatttacctccaaattatatttttaattactctTTCAATAGCTTGGGGTGATTTGGTGTTACACATTTTGCATCACTGCTAATAAGATAGAATGATGGATAAgtgttatttatttctttaatacaGTAAGAATAAACacaaaagtttcattttttttggtgctgttagtaagaaagaaatgaaaattagcAGGAGCTGGCCAATCTTCTTTGGTTTTTGCAGGATGTTGGGATGCTATGATGCCTTGCAGAAGAAATACGTAAGTTTGCCAGTCTCATTTCAGTTTTATTGCAATGTTGATTTCACTGAGCTCACTCAGCTGCAGTGTGGGATGCACAAACATTTCTGCATCAAACTCTTGTAAACAGCTGCACAAAAAGGCACAGAGGGATCTGTGGGTGTTTTCTCTGCAGCTCAATCCTCTCCTCCTCAAcagaggaagaagtttttcTTCCAACAGGCTTTAATTGCCTGGGTTGGATTTCAGAGCTAGAGAAAAGCAGTTTGGGCAGCACAAATGGGcaatgaaatatatttaatgttctttttttttgttttttctctgtttatgtTCCTGACAGCTGAGACAGATTGTCCTAGCAGTGAGTATCTCTGAAAGGCAGGGGCATTTTTTAAGGGATATTCTTTGAGGAATGTGCAGTTctcattctttattttcttttcctttattttcttcaaaaccACAGGTTTATACCCAGACAGAAGAGCCTCAGGTAAATCTGCTGGAATATCTCACTGGTGATAATGTGGATATGGTGAAATGTGGgtgcaaacagaaatatttaacatGCACCTCTATTTAAAAAGAGCATTTTGAAATACCAGGTGTAACAATGGAAATTTCTACAGTGAGAATTGCCATGTGTGGAATTACATTTGAGtattttcagaaagcaaaatatCACTGCAGGGTGAAATGTCCCATCCTGACTCTGCCTAAAAAATTTGTGGGACTTTTatggaaaacacaaaacccGCTGGGTGTCACCACAAATGCTCCATTTTCATTCAAACTGGAATATTTCATGCTAAAACCTTCAGCTGATTTTCAAAACATTTGATCACACTGATTCCTGGAAAAGAATCATCATTTTTATGaagttttaaaaagttttatgcatttttttgctgttaattGGTAGAGGATTAGGAAGCTGTGTTCAGCACATGGGAGTTGGGTTTTAGTAATTTCCTTTAAAGGTTGATAGATTagtgagcagagctgcagcaggagtgtTTAGGAtcaatttaataattaatttaataattaattagttaattaattaatcctGGCTTTGTTTGCAGACAGTCACTGAGTGTTACCACTTCAAGTTCAAGTACACCCACAATGGGCCACTCCTGGATTTTGGCAggtaaaacccaaaaaacatccaaaaaaagccaaaataaaaaaaaaaaaacacaacatttTGCTCGGTCACAGCTGCAGATAAATGGTTTATTTGAAGacaattaattaaaatacagtTCAAACTGCTCCCAGCTTCCCTCCTGCATAAAATGCTCCTTCAAATAgagaaggagaagcaggagctccttgccctgctctgcaggccctcaggtgtgaggagctggggaacagaAGGAGAGGTTTTGGCTTTGAGCTGGGATTTGGATCAGCTTCAGGTGGAAATGTTGGAGCTGGGTGCCAAGAGTCACTTGTACACCAGGTTTATTGTCATTACCAATTGAGGGAAATAAATCTGTAGAAAAATTTTAGTGTTGAGAAAACATTTAGAGAACCTAAATGTCTCTAAATTTGCAATGTTGAGGAAACATTTAGAGAACCTAGATGTGTTCAATGTAGAGGAAACTTGAAGAGAGCCTTTATTTAAGGGAAAGCACACTTCCCAGAATTTGAGCTTTCACAAGTGcctcattttctcttcctttcactATTTCTTTGGGGTATTTGGTGCCAGGTGCTGATCTCTGAGCTCTCCTGATGTCTCTGGCTCAGGGTTTGATCCCTCACAGGGCAGAGAACGTGCAGGACTCAGACAGGGTTAGGAAGTGCAGTGCTCCATCTCAGACCTCAGGGAAGGAATGTTTGTCAACAAACAGGGAATGAAACTGCTCACTCTGCATCAAATTTTACTGGAATATTTACCAATACAGCCTGAGCTTGTCTGGCCCTTGGTGCTGAACCAAAAAGTGGCaaactgtggtgtttcaccccacagacactttgggctggttggatttgtggtgtttcaccccacagacacttttggctgtggatttgtggtgtttcaccccacagacacttttggctgtggatttgtggtgtttcacccacagacactttgggctggctggatttgtggtgtttcaccccatTTTTGGCTGGTTGGatttgtggtgtttcaccccacagacactttgggctggctgggtgctgcagttGGATGCATGGAGACAattccaggcctgcaggagctctggtggtgctgggatggagcttccccccataccaggggctgctcctcaggtttccctctgtggAGAAGCTCTAaggtgatggtgaaggaaaggagtcggttctgatggagggttgggatccagagctttattctctgagtgcagcaccagctccaacagaactccctgagcccgtggGTGCTGCTCCTTTAaccccagggaaggggcagggagccaccaagcagggacaaagggacaaaggacacctggatggcccaatgcccCCCCAGGGGTTTGAATGTGCCAATCACTCCCTGCTCTTCTGGAATTCCAGGGCTGACAGACAGcgctgggaggggaaaggagaaacgATTGATAAACCTGGCAGGGAATTATCAGGGCAGGGACCTGAGGTTCTGAGCTAAACCCCCAAATCACAACACAACAAAAGCTCAGGTGGCTGCTGTGTGCTTTCAGCAAGGACAAGTCGGAGTGCCCCATCAGCTGTGCAGACACCAAGAGGGCCAGCATCCTCCTCATCCGCAAGATCTACATCCTGATGCAGAACctgagccccctgcccagcGACGTCTGCCTCACCATGAAACTCCTCTACTATGATGAGGGTATGCTGAAAAATCCCTCACCAGGGTTTCTTCTCCTGGCAAGATgagcagcctcagcttctccgtgttttgctgctctggaatgggGTCTGGAGATGGTTTATCCAAAcgtgtgaattgtttttacttaatggccaatcacagccagctgtgtcagactctctgagtcTCAGTTTTTGCAGTAACTCTCTAtatttaaaggagaaaagagttaaaaagcatttaatttctCTGCCTTACAGTGACAAATCAGAGCTcctattttctctctctgtacCTACAACCTCTTCCAAAGAGCTTTACCAGAGCTTTGCCTGTTGTGCTTCATTTACTCCAAACTTGATCATTCCCCTCCCCAAGCAGTTTTTTGCTGTAACTCTCTGtatttaaaggagaaaagagtTAATATCAGTTTTGCAAGAtctaaaacatttaatttctctgCCTTGCAATGACAAATCAGAGCttctattttctctctctgtacCTACAACCTCTTCCAAAGAGTTTTACCAGGGCTTTGCCTGTTGTGCTTCCTTTACTCCAAACTTGATCACTCCCCTCCCCACACAGGTTTTGCAGTAACTCTCTAtatttaaaggagaaaagagtTAAAATCAGTTTTGCAAGAcctaaaacatttaatttctctgCCTTGCAATGACAAATCAGAGctcctgttttctctctctgtatCCACAACCTTCCAAAGAGTTTTACCAGAGCTTTGCCTGTTGTGCTTCATTTACTCCAACCTTGATCATTCCCCTCCCCAAGCAGTTTTTTGCAGTAACTCTCTGtatttaaaggagaaaagagtTAATATCAGTTTTGCAAGACCTAAACCATTTCATTTCTCTGCAGTTACCCCCCCTGATTACCAACCCCCAGGCTTCAAGGAGGCCAAGGATGAGGGGCTGCTGTTCCAGGAGGAGCCCATGTACCTGAACGTGGGGGAAGTGCCAACTCCTTTCCACCTGCTGAAACTGAAAATCACCACCGAGAGACAGCGCATGGAGAATGTTGATAAGAGCATCCTAAAGCAGGGAGAGACTGCTGAGCCTCTCCAGGTGTGTGGGGTGAGCAGAGATGACCCAGAGGAGGAGAGCCAGGACATGAATGTAAGAGCACAGACTTTGTTTTGGgtggcttttaaaattttttgcaGTGTGTCATCTAAAAAATGTCCATTATTATTTCGCTGTGTGCGATTTTTAGACATTTTTAAGCAGGACAAAATAtcttaaattcattttttccttaattttacTGCTCCAGTTTGCAGTGTTGAAGCAGTGCCTGTGCacgaggagcagcagagggacagctcacaccatggggacactgccatctctattttcagacatttttaaGCAGGATAAAATAtcttaaattcatttttttccttaattttacTGCTCTGGTTTGCAGTGTTGAAGCAGTGCCTGGgcatgaggagcagcagagggacagctcacaccatggggacactgccatcTCTATTTCCAGACATTTTTAAGCAGGACAAAATAtcttaaattcattttttccttaattttcctgctccagtcAGTGCCTGTGCacgaggagcagctgagggacagctcatgccatggggacactgccatctctattttcagacatttttaagcaggaaaaaatgtcttaaattcattttcctcttaattttcctgctccagttTGCAGTGTTGAAGCAGTGCCTGGgcatgaggagcagcagagggacagctcacaccatggggacactgccacgtgtcccagcacagggcacagtcACTTATTTCAGTTTATTCCACCACAAATCCATCTCAAAAGTGTCTCCTTAATCATCTGAGTGCAAACTTCTCCCTTGTGTGCCTGCAGTCAGTGACAAAGCTGTTTCTTG encodes:
- the HORMAD1 gene encoding HORMA domain-containing protein 1 — protein: MATAQKQRNSVSAVVFPKKIATEQQSLMLVKRLLAVAVSCITYLRGIFPESAYGTRYMDDVCVKILREDKNSPGSSQLVKWMLGCYDALQKKYLRQIVLAVYTQTEEPQTVTECYHFKFKYTHNGPLLDFGSKDKSECPISCADTKRASILLIRKIYILMQNLSPLPSDVCLTMKLLYYDEVTPPDYQPPGFKEAKDEGLLFQEEPMYLNVGEVPTPFHLLKLKITTERQRMENVDKSILKQGETAEPLQVCGVSRDDPEEESQDMNEDPALDNEVEDKNHVNISEAQGKNSAHGDEAGGIQTPAHVSNPQVDHLTRKTSELIVSESRTRSGKIFQSCILHQAEPSSSQEVLPKRRKLSEPKEQF